Within the uncultured Draconibacterium sp. genome, the region GGAAAGGTGATTTGAACGGTGCTTTTGCCGAATTCGACAAGGCCGTTAAAAAATTCCCAAATCAATCGGAGCCCTATTTTAAGAGAGGTGTGGTTTACTTCATTAAAGGCGAAATGATTAATGCCATCGCAGATATCACCAGGGCTATTGAAATAGATGAAATGGAAGATTATTTCACCTATCGTGGTCTTGCCTACCTGAAACTGGGTAAAAATGAGCAAGTTGTTAATGATTTAAAAAGAGCTTTGAAACTCGACCCGCGTTCTTTTACTGCCTGTTCTTATATGGGTGTAGCTTATGTTCGACAGGGAAATTACAACGCGGCCATCGAAATACTGGAAAGGGCAAATACCCTGTTCAACGAAGATGCACTCACCTATTTCTATCTGGGTCTATCTTATTTTAACACCGAAAACTGGAAAAAATCGGAAGATAGTTTAACCGCTGCGATCAACCTGGGAATTAAAAACTCTGCACAAAATCCGGTATATTCATTGCGTGGTGAAGCTCGCTTCTACCAAAACAATTATGATGAGGCTGTTAAAGATTTGCAAATTGCAGTAACAACTTCACCCAACGACCATCAACTATTTTATCTGCTTGGTAAAGCTCAGTTGGAAACCGGTAAAAAAAGAGAAGCCCGCCAGAATCTTTTAAAAGCCAAACAACTTGGATCAGTGCAGGCAGGCGACCTGTTAAATACGATGAATGTTTAAACAAATGAAGCTCCTCGTAGTAAGCTGACGAGGTATCACATCAGAAAATCATTATTTTATTCGCACCAAGGCGCGGGGAATAAAACCCATAAGATCCCTCGTCTACCGCTCGGGATCAGTTCGGCTAAATGATTTTGAAAACAAAATCATAGTCTCACTGATTTAATTGAAGAAAACATAATACCAGTAAGTATCCCGGAAATTCTCAGCCAAAGCCTGTTGTGCCATTTGTTTACTCCCCTGGTTTTGTTGAAAAATTCGGTAATACTGCTGAAACTGTCGTTCGGTTTGCGGATTAATATGAAGAATACTTAATTCAGGCATAGGTCCTGCGCTTAAGAGTTTGTAGGTCACCACTGCTTCTTCTACATTTTTTGGTAATCTTTTATAACCCGCTTTCTCCATAAGCGGCAACATTTCAACAATGCCCTGCATATCTTTTTGCAGCATGAGCCATGCTAACTTATACTCGATAGCCGGAACATTGGCCGGATCGGACTGAATAATAAAATCGAGATTTGCAGGCGGATTATCTGATTGAACAAAAAAATCAGCCTTTGTGTCCAATGCTTTCTTTTTACCCAACTCCGGGTGAGTAGTTATTGCCACATCGTTATATAACAAGGCCCGAAATGCACTGGCTTCTTTCCGGTAAAACAACGACCTTTCAAGCATTGATATATATTTCTCAGCAACTTTATAATTCCCTTTTATTAGTTCTGTTTTAATCAGCATTTTCATCACTTCAGGCGAATTCCCCTTCATTACCATATATTCGTAAGCCCAGCGCTGCGCTTCGTTTACAACGCCAATAGCATAATAGTAATAACCACCAAACCGTAAATACTGACCAATATTTTCCCACTTCAAAAACAGTGTACTTCCATCGTTACTCTGCCTGAATTTAAAAAACGAATCTCCCAAACGTCCGGTTTCGGCCAAAGCCACATTATCTAAAAACAGCGTTAATTTGTTGTTTGTGGGCTCGTAAAAATTATAACGAATCAGTTCATCGTATTTTTGCTCGTAAAATAATTTCTCAGCATGAAAGTAGTATTTACTCTTCTCATCAATATTCTGAAAGGCAGCAACAACAAGCAACACCAAAATCAGATATGGAGAAAGTCCGGCCAACTTTATCTGCCTGATTTCTATCTGCTCGATTACTTTAAACCTAATTTTCGCAAATAATGGAACAAACAACAATATCAAAGCCGCCAAATCAAACAGAATAACTTGTCCCCCGATAGCGGTTACTGAAAACGGAAATACCAGAAGTGAATCTGTAGTATAAAAAAACAAGAACTCTTTACCGATCCAAAAGAAAATCGCAAGACCAAACCAACTCAACGCCAGCTTCAACCAACTTTTTTGTAACAGGAAGTAAATGGTTGACAATCCGAACAACAGGAATGAGAAACTACCAAACAAAAAATAAACAACGGGAAGTAATATTACCACCAACCATTGATACTTAGGTTTGCTATTTATTAGCCCCAAAAAGAAAAGAAGCTGAACTAAAATCCCAAGGTTGTTGATTGCCTGATACTGGTAATTTGTTTGCAGATAAAAAAGTAAGGTTCCCGCTAAAAATGGCACAAAAAGAAAATATTCTGCACCTAACTGTTTACCTATTTGGGAGATCAACCAAACGATGAGAAAGATCTGCAAACTCACAATAAGAGCTCCAACCAAAGGATAATAATAGAATGCAATTTGCAACCGCCCCAGGTACTCCAGGAAACCGCCCGGTTGATCAAGATGTTGTTTCAGGAAAGAAAAAGATACTTGAAATAAAGATGATTTCTCTTGATAAAAGAAAATATAATCGGTAAAACGGTAAAGAAAAAGAGTCGTAAATAAAAACAACAACGCAGCAGGAAGAAAGCGGGTTATTATTTTAGTTTTATGCAGAATTAAATTCATTTCATTTGATTTAGTTAGTTGCCCATTGGGCTTGCAAAGCTTCTTTTTCTGCAGCTTCTCTGATTTCGCCAGGCGAAAAATCCACATCAGTTTTCGCGAATTCAGGGATGTTAAATGTTTTTACAAACTCCCTGTAAAATCCGGGATTTTCCTGAGGCAGAACAAATGGTTTGCTGGTAACGCCGTTTTCATCAACAAAAGAAATATAAGGCCGTGCTGTCAATCCATCGCCACGTTTGCTGCTAAATACAAGCCATTTACTATTCGACGACCAACTGTGGTAGCTCTCTGTAAAATCGCTGTTGTTTTCACATTTTTCAATCTGTTGATTCGCCAAATCAATCGAATACAGATCAGCCTCTTTATGCCAGATCGAGAAGCAACCGTAATTGTGCAAGGTAAAGATCAACACATTTCCTGCCGGCGATATCCGTGGAAAGGAAACACTCTTTCCTGTGGCCGCAGCGTCGAATACCAACTCAGGTTCTGAAAATTTTCGCTGCTCCGGATCAAACGCTACCCGGTACAAATCATATTTGATATCCCGGTAATCGTAGTTCTCTTCAATTTGGGCAGCACGACAGAAATACAAAAACTCTCCATCCGGCGACCATTCAGGATAGGTATCCATAAACAGCTTTCCCGGATCAACAGGCACTTGCATCATTTCATTTTTTTCAACGTCGTACATCACCAACGAAGAGTTCAAATCAGAAACCTCGATCTTTTTGTTTTCCATGGAATGAAATTGCTGAACCACTTTATTGGATGAAAAAGCTACATATTTCCCCGACGGATGCCAGCGCGGATAAACAGCACCATTTTTCATTTCTTTCGTTTTCAGGTTCACTTTCTTCAAATCACCATCTTCTACAAAATAAGTCCCGCCTAAATTACCCCGCATGTGGAACATAAAATTATCCGCATTCTGGTTATTAAAAGCATGACAGTTGACACAATTCTGCCCAACAACATTATTTTGAATAACCGTTTTTTCCTTAAAACTTTCGAGACTTCGTTGTACAATACTCAATTCGGTCCAGCTTTCATAACCGGGATATAACAAGCGGTAATACAAAAACGGATCCACCTCTTCGGAAGAAACAGTATTACTAAACTCTGGATATTGAATCCACTTGCTATCCTTTTCAATTGAGATTTGATAGTTAATTTTCGCTCCAGAATTCTGTGCAAGAAGATTTTTCCATTTCTTTTCCGATAATCGAAACTTACCATCACGCGACGAAACAACTAAGCTTTCCCCTTTTTCACCCGAAATATTCAAATAATAAGCATCACCTTCTTCTTCTACCAAAAAATTCAGGGGAGCAATATTAACCGGAATTATTACTTCTGTATAGTCGGGATATATTTTCACCGGGTCATTATTTTTAAGAATATCTCCGTTTGGCTTTGATACACAAGAGAATAAAAATAGTAAACCGATAACGTATATTGAATGGTATCGTAGGCTCATTGTTAGTTTTATGTTTGCGTTTGTTGCAAAGCCTGAAATTAATAAAATCATTCAAAATACACCCCTTAAATACGCGGGAAAAATTGACAGATTTGCAATCAAACCAATTACAATTCAGAAGTAAATCTTCAAATATCTTTAAAATTCGTTCAATTTCTGAGATTTTGATTTCAATTCGTTTTGAGAATAAATTTTAATTTTTACATTTGCTTCATCGTTATAAAAATTATGAAAGTTTTATCTATCAATATTATTGTCCTACTCGTTGTCATTCTTGGAAGTTCTGAGAAAGGTCATTAATTTGTATAGATACTAAAGATATTTATAAGCCTTTCTCAAAACAGAGAAAGGCTTTTTTAATGCTATAACAGACAGTAAAAGACAAAAAAGTATGCATAACACATTACGAAGCAACACAACCACACAGGGCCGTAGAATGGCTGGGGCACGCAGCCTCTGGAGAGCTAACGGAATGAAAGAAGAACACTTTGGGAAACCGGTGATCGCTATTGTAAACTCGTTCACCCAGTTTGTTCCGGGGCATGTTCATTTACACGAAATTGGCCAGTATGTAAAAAGTTTAATTGAAAAAGAAGGCTATTTTGCTGCTGAATTTAACACCATTGCCATCGACGATGGTATTGCAATGGGCCACGACGGAATGTTATATTCACTTCCATCGCGCGATGTTATTGCCGATAGTGTGGAATACATGTGTAATGCACACAAAGTAGATGCAATGGTTTGTATCTCGAACTGCGATAAAATTACCCCGGGAATGATGATGGCCGCTATGCGCCTGAATATTCCGGCGGTATTTGTTTCGGGTGGACCGATGGAAGCCGGCGAAGTTGACGATAAATTCCTTGACCTTGTTGACGCCATGGTTATGGCTGCCGACACAAAAATTGAAGATTCGTATGTGCAACAGGTGGAAGAAAACGCTTGTCCTACCTGCGGATCGTGCTCAGGAATGTTCACCGCAAACTCGATGAACTGTCTGGCCGAAGCGATTGGTTTGGCACTTCCCGGGAATGGCACGATTGTAGCCACACACGCCAACAGAAAGAAACTATTTGAAGAAGCTGCACAACGAATTATTGCAGCAACAAAAGCCCATTATTTCGAAGGTGATGATTCGGTACTTCCAAGAAGTATCGGTACACGCGATGCCTTTTTAAATGCAATGAAACTGGATATTGCCATGGGAGGATCAACCAACACGGTTCTTCACCTGCTGGCCATTGCACACGAAGCCGGAGTTAGCTTTACCATGCAGGATATTGACCAGCTTTCGCGCATTACTCCGAACTTGTGTAAAGTTGCGCCAAACGGTCATTACCATATTCAGGATGTAAACCGCGCCGGAGGAATCCTTGGTATTTTGGGCGAATTGGAAAAAGGTGGTTTAATGGAAACCAACGTTTCGCGTATCGACGGGAGAACATTGGCAGAAGCCATTGCCGAATATGATATCAAACGTGATACGGTTACCGAGGATGCCATAAACCGATATAAATCGGCTCCGGGCGGAGGCCGCAACCTGGTTATGGGATCGCAGCAAAGTGCCTACAAAGAATTGGATGATGACCGTGCCAACGGCTGTATCCGCAATTTTGAAAATGCCTATAACAAAGACGGCGGATTGGCTGTTCTTTTCGGTAACATCGCTGAAAAAGGATGTATCGTAAAAACGGCAGGTGTTGATGCGTCGATCTTTAAATTCACGGGAACGGCAAAAGTTTTCGATTCGCAGGAAGATGCAGTTAACGGTATTCTTGGCGATAACGTTCAAAAAGGAGATGTAATCGTTATTCGTTTTGAAGGACCAAAAGGAGGACCGGGAATGCAGGAAATGCTCTACCCTACTTCGTACCTGAAATCGATGCAACTGGATAAACACTGTGCTCTGATTACCGACGGACGTTTCTCGGGTGGAACCTCTGGTTTATCTATCGGCCACGTGTCTCCTGAAGCTGCTGGAGGTGGTGCAATCGGACTTATTCGCAACAACGATAAAATTGCAATCGACATTACCGAACGTTCGATCAACCTTGTAATTTCTGACGAAGAATTGCAAAAACGTCGCGACGAAGAAGAAGCCAAAGGAGCAAAAGCGTGGAAACCTGCAACACGAGTCCGTAATGTTTCGAAAGCGCTAAAAGCTTATGCTAGCCTCGTTTCATCGGCCGATATGGGAGCCGTAAGATTAATTGACTAATTGAGATAAATAGAGAATAAAACAAAGAACAAACAGATAGCCGGAAACAGCACCGGCATTAAAAAGTAAACAATATGACAGCAAAAAAAGTTACCGGTTCACAAGCATTGATCCTGTCGCTTATGGAAGAAGGGGTGGATACCATTTTTGGGTATCCGGGCGGTGCAATTATGCCCGTTTACGATGCGTTGTATGATTTTGACAAAGAGGTAAAACATATTTTAACCCGCCACGAACAGGGAGCCATTCACGGTGCCCAGGGTTATGCCCGCGTCAGCGGCAAACCTGGAATTGTTTTTGCAACCTCAGGCCCTGGTGCCACTAACCTGATGACTGGAATCGCCGATGCAATGATTGATTCAACACCACTTGTGTGTATTACCGGACAAGTAGCCGAGCCGTTGCTCGGAACCGATGCATTTCAGGAATCTGACATCGTGGGTATGTCAATTCCTGTTACTAAATGGAATTACCAGATTACCACCTCCGAAGAAATTCCGAAAGTAATTGCACAGGCTTTTTATATTGCAACAACAGGACGTCCGGGCCCCGTTTTAATTGATGTTACAAAAGATGCACAATTTGGAGAACTGGAATACGAATACGAGAAATGCAAAAAGATTCGCAGTTATGTTCCGGAAACCAGCATTGATCCGCATCAGATTAAAGCTGCTGCCGATTTAATAAACGAGGCAAAAAAACCACTGCTGTTTGTAGGCCAGGGAATTATTATCAGCCATGCTGAAGAAGAAGTAAAAGCTTTTATTGAAAAGACCGGAATTCCAGCAGCCTGGACTCTACTGGGACTTTCTGCACTGCCAACCGATCATCCACTGAATGTTGGAATGTTGGGAATGCACGGAAACTACGGCCCGAATAAACTTACCAACGAGGCCGACCTGATTATTGCTGTGGGAATGCGTTTTGACGACCGCGTTACCGGTAAGGTTAGCGAATACGCCAAAAAGGCCAAGATCATTCACATAGAGATTGATCCGGCAGAAATTGATAAGATCGTAAAAACCGACGTTAGTGTGTTGGGTGATGCAAAAAAAGCATTAAAGATGCTTATCGACAATGTAAATCCTAACAATCACGAAAACTGGCGCAACGAATTTAAAAAATGCGATGCCATTGAAAACGAAAAGGTTATACAGAAGGACCTGTACCCAACAAAACAGGGATTAACAATGGGTGAAGCTGTTAGAATAGTTTCAGAAAAAACAAATAATGAGGCTGTTCTTGTTACTGATGTTGGTCAGCACCAAATGATTGCACAACGTTATTTTGGATTCAAAAAATCGAGAAGCAATGTAACCTCGGGAGGTTTAGGAACAATGGGATTTTGTTTGCCGGCAGCGATGGGAGCGCAACTTGGAGCGCCCAACCGTACTGTTGTTGGTGTGGTTGGCGATGGTGGTTTCCAAATGACAGTTCAGGAATTGGGAACAATTGCACAGAACAAATTACCGGTTAAAATCATGTTGCTGAATAACAACTTCCTTGGAATGGTACGTCAGTGGCAGCAATTATTCTTCGAGAAACGCTATTCGTTTACCGAACTTCACAATCCTGATTTTATTACAATCGGTAAAGGATTTGGTATTGATGGGCACACCGTTGATAAACGCGAGGATCTGGATACAAGTATCCAAAAAATGCTCGACCACGATGGTCCATATTTACTGGAGGTAAAAATTGAGAAAGAAGACAATGTGTTCCCAATGGTTCCAACGGGAGCATCAGTTTCCGACGTAATTTTAGAGCCTTAAATTCGGATTTTGAATAACGAAAAAAGTTGAAAAAATGAGAAAAGAATATATCCTTACAGTTTATTCTGAAAACCACATTGGTCTTTTAACCAGGATCACAAACGTTTTCACACGCAGAAAAACAAATATCGACAGTCTTACCGTATCAGAGTCGGCATTACAGGGCATTTACAAATTTACAATAGTGGTACACTGCACCGATGCCATGGCGGTAAAACTGGTTAGCCAGATTGAAAAGCAAATCGATGTATTGAAAGCTTTTTATCACACTAACGAAGAAATGATCTTCCAGGAAATTGCTTTATATAAAGTTCCGATCGATCCTATTTACGAGAGTGACACTATTGAGACGATCGTTCGCAAAGCAGGCGCCCGTATTCTTGAAATTACCAAAGATTATGTGGTAATTGAAAAGACAGGTCACAAAGAAGATACACAAGCACTGTTCGAGAAATTAAACCAATTTAAGGTGATGCAGTTTATTCGCTCGGGAAGAGTAGCGATAACACGTGACCCTATTGAGCGTTTATCTGAATTCCTGAAAGAACGTGATGCTTTTTTAACAAGTTTAGATTAAAAAAATCTATAGTCCAAAACTACCTGCCCGTCAGAAAAACTGACGGGCTTTTTCATTTTCAGTGATCCCATTTTTAATTCGTCGACCAATGTCCCTCAATCTTAAGTCTTTTGTTAAACAATCAACTTATATCATTTGTCATACAAATTCATGAAAAAGATTTATCAACTTTGTAAAAAACTGCACTTTTACAATGAACCTTATAATCGACAGGATTGATATCTACCAATCTCCCATCAAATTAAAAGAACCTTTTATTATTTCATTAGGCCCCATGTATCACGCACAAAATGTGATCGTTGTTATTCGCACAAACCAAGGTATTACTGGCTTTGGCGAATGCAGTCCGTTTATGACCATTAACGGAGAAAGTATGGAAACCTGTTTTATTGTAGGGCAGTATCTGGCTCAGGTTTTAAAAGATAAAAACCCGGAAGACATTGAGGCATGTACACACGAAATGGACAAAACTATTTATGGTAATTCGAGCATAAAAAGTGCTTTCGACATGGCGTTGTATGATATCTCGGCACAAAAGGCAGGTGTACCGCTTTACCAATTCCTGGGAGGGCAAAACGACAAGGAAATGCAAATTGATTACACGGTAAGTCTCTCCAACCCGGAAAAGATGGCTGCCGACGCCAAACGTATTGTCGATAATGGTTTTGAGATTGTAAAAGTTAAACTTGGCCATTCGAAAGAACAGGATGTGGAAAGCATAAAAAAAATACGCGAAGCAATTGGTCCGAAAATCCCGATTCGTTTAGATGCTAACCAGGGATGGAAAACCGAAGAAGCGCTCGATATTTTAAAAGCGCTTACACCTTATAAAATACAACATTGCGAGGAGCCTATTCCGCGTTGGGATTACATGGCACTGCCTGAAATCAGGCGATTCAGCCCTATTCCTATTATGGCAGATGAAACCTGTTGCGACCATATCGATGCAAAACGCCTGATCGATTTATATGCCTGCGACCTGATCAATATTAAACTGAGTAAATCAGGAGGTATTTTCAAAGCGCTTAAAATTGTAAAATTTGCCAAAACCGCAAAAATGGAAATTCAGGTCGGTGGGTTCCTTGAAACGCGCTTAGGATTTACCGCTGCAGCCCATTTTGCCCTATCATCAAAAAACATTGTTTATTACGATTTTGATACGCCGTTAATGATGGAGGAAGATCCGGTTGAAGGTGGTATTATTTATGGCGAAAAAGGCAAAATTACCATTACCGAAACGCCCGGGCTAGGCGCCAGCATTAATGAAGATTTTCTGTTGGGACTAAAAAAAGTGACCGTTTAAACGAATCGAAAGACCAGAAAAGACACAAAATTCGTCATTCCGTTTTCGCACATTTTTACGGCTCAAAAATATTCCCTACTTTTCATTAACTTTGGTTAGAGAACAAAAAAGCGTGTGATGAAAACGAGATGGTTTACATTTCTGGTCTTCCTGATCATTTCAGGGTTTATTCCTTCAGGTGTACTGTATGCGCAATTACCATTCACTCGCCAGGATACAACACCGCTAAGTGATCAGATAGAAGAAATTACCATTACAGCATTTCGTTCGCCGTACAATATTTTTAATACGCCGGCGCCGGTTAATTTACTGCAACCCGAGCAACTCGAATCGGGCGATGCACTCACACCAATCGATGCATTAAACCGCATTCCAGGAATTTTGATGCACCACGGCACATTTAACACAAATCGTTTGACCATTCGCGGAATTGGCTCGCGAACGCCATACGGCACCAACAAAATTAAGGCTTACTTTGGCGAAATACCCTTAACAACCGGCGATGGCGAAACCGTTTTGGAAGACCTTGAAAATTCGGCAATTCAGCGCGTTGAAATTATCAAAGGACCTTCATCGAGTTTATACGGTGCCGGACTGGCCGGCGTACTGCTATTTCACCCAAAAACAGTGGTAAAGGATTTTGTGCAGAACAAAACTACAGTTGCGTCATTCGGAACATTTAAAAACACGCTATCGGCAGGAGTTACTACAAATAAATTACAGATCTACACACTTGGAGCGCTGCTTTCGAGCGATGGCTACCGCGAAAATAATTCAACGAGCCGGAGCAACCTGCTCATTAATTCGATCTATAATTTTTCGGAAAAATCGAACCTTCAGTTTTTACTAAAAGCCACAAAAATGAAAGGCTATATTCCGAGTTCGCTGGATTTGGATACCTACAATAACGATCCTAAAAGTGCTGCTCATAACTGGGCTTCGATAAAAGGATTTGAAGAGTATACCAACTCTCAGTTTGGTGCTTCATTTAACCGGTTTACGCTTAACGACGGCAAAATTTCAGTAGGTATTTTTGGGAGTATACGCGACCTTGAAGAACTACGTCCGTTTAATCGCCTGAAAGAATCATCAGATTACATCGGTTGGCGCGCTTACATTCAAAAAGTTGTTGCTACAGAAGAATTCCGTATGGTGATGACGACCGGCCTGGAAATGTTTCGCGAAACTTACGACTGGCAAACTTTCGACAATGATAACGACCAGCTTTTGTCGGATAACAATGAGAAACGACAATACGAGAACCTCTTCGTTCAGCTGGAATCGAACATTAAAGAGCGGGTATTTATTTCTGCCGGCTTGAATGGTAACCTTACGCGTTTTAAATACACCGATCATTATACCGAAAACGGCGACCAGTCGGGCAACCGAAATTACAAACCGGTTTTATCACCACGTTTGGGTGTTAACGTTCTTTTGAATCATGAGAATTCTGTTTTTGCAAATATCAGTCATGGTTTTTCAACGCCAACTTTCGAAGAAACGCTGATGCCCGAAGGCAGCATAAATCCTGATATAAAACCGGAATCGGGATGGAGTTTTGAAACAGGATTCAGAACCCAAATTACCAACCGCTTTAAACTATCGGCAAGTTACTACCGCATTTATATCGACAATTTGCTTGTGGCGCACCGCACCGGCGAAGATGCCTATGTGGGAGTAAATGCAGGACAATCGGTGCATCCGGGTTTTGAAACCGAGTTTACCTGGGTAACCATTACACACCACAGAAATCCCCTTCTGACTCTGTACGGAAGCGCTACATTGGCCAACTATCATTTTAACGATTTTGTGAATTTGGGAAACGATTATTCCGGCAATCTTCTTCCCGGAACTACAAAAGAAACTTTTAGTATAGGCACCACCCTGATCCCCATTAAAAATCTATCGCTTAACGGCTGGTACCGTTATAACGGAGAAATGCCTGTTGACGATGCCAATTCCACTTTCTCAGATACTTTTGGACTAACCAATTTTGAAATCAGGTTCCAGGGAAAAAAAGACAAATTCAAATTTGATATACGCGGGGGCGTTCAAAATATTTTTGATATTCATTATGCCTCAATGCTGGCTGTTAATGCCCCATCATTTGGCGGAAATCCTCCACGTTACTACTATCCGGGAAATCCGCGAAACTTTTATATCAGCATATTAATCGGTCTCATCGGAAATAACACTCCGTGAATTGATCCGTTGAATAAATCTTCCTGCTATTTATCTCCTATGGCAATCACCGATTTTTGCGTTCTGAAATACAAAACATCGCCACTTATTGCCGGTGACGCCATAACCACATCATTCATTTTATTGTGCTTAATGATCTCAAACTCGGGGCCGGCTTTAACAACAAAAACATCACCTTGCTCGGAACATAAATATACTTTTTCATTCGCGGCAACACCCGATGCTGTAAAACCTCCTACCGATCCAAGACTCTCTTTATACATCAATTCGCCGGTAGTTGCGTTAAATACACTTAACGAACCATTTCCCCGCAGGTTGTATAAATAATCGCCATAAATCAGAGGTGTTTGCATATACGCGCCGCCACGTTTTATGCTCCATACAATGCTTTCATTCTCTGTTTCATCTTTCCCTAATGTAATGTCGCCGGTAGCATCTGTTTTAACAGCATAAATTGGCGAATACCGACCATGTGCATTATTTA harbors:
- the ilvD gene encoding dihydroxy-acid dehydratase: MHNTLRSNTTTQGRRMAGARSLWRANGMKEEHFGKPVIAIVNSFTQFVPGHVHLHEIGQYVKSLIEKEGYFAAEFNTIAIDDGIAMGHDGMLYSLPSRDVIADSVEYMCNAHKVDAMVCISNCDKITPGMMMAAMRLNIPAVFVSGGPMEAGEVDDKFLDLVDAMVMAADTKIEDSYVQQVEENACPTCGSCSGMFTANSMNCLAEAIGLALPGNGTIVATHANRKKLFEEAAQRIIAATKAHYFEGDDSVLPRSIGTRDAFLNAMKLDIAMGGSTNTVLHLLAIAHEAGVSFTMQDIDQLSRITPNLCKVAPNGHYHIQDVNRAGGILGILGELEKGGLMETNVSRIDGRTLAEAIAEYDIKRDTVTEDAINRYKSAPGGGRNLVMGSQQSAYKELDDDRANGCIRNFENAYNKDGGLAVLFGNIAEKGCIVKTAGVDASIFKFTGTAKVFDSQEDAVNGILGDNVQKGDVIVIRFEGPKGGPGMQEMLYPTSYLKSMQLDKHCALITDGRFSGGTSGLSIGHVSPEAAGGGAIGLIRNNDKIAIDITERSINLVISDEELQKRRDEEEAKGAKAWKPATRVRNVSKALKAYASLVSSADMGAVRLID
- a CDS encoding dipeptide epimerase, whose product is MNLIIDRIDIYQSPIKLKEPFIISLGPMYHAQNVIVVIRTNQGITGFGECSPFMTINGESMETCFIVGQYLAQVLKDKNPEDIEACTHEMDKTIYGNSSIKSAFDMALYDISAQKAGVPLYQFLGGQNDKEMQIDYTVSLSNPEKMAADAKRIVDNGFEIVKVKLGHSKEQDVESIKKIREAIGPKIPIRLDANQGWKTEEALDILKALTPYKIQHCEEPIPRWDYMALPEIRRFSPIPIMADETCCDHIDAKRLIDLYACDLINIKLSKSGGIFKALKIVKFAKTAKMEIQVGGFLETRLGFTAAAHFALSSKNIVYYDFDTPLMMEEDPVEGGIIYGEKGKITITETPGLGASINEDFLLGLKKVTV
- a CDS encoding DUF6057 family protein, with amino-acid sequence MNLILHKTKIITRFLPAALLFLFTTLFLYRFTDYIFFYQEKSSLFQVSFSFLKQHLDQPGGFLEYLGRLQIAFYYYPLVGALIVSLQIFLIVWLISQIGKQLGAEYFLFVPFLAGTLLFYLQTNYQYQAINNLGILVQLLFFLGLINSKPKYQWLVVILLPVVYFLFGSFSFLLFGLSTIYFLLQKSWLKLALSWFGLAIFFWIGKEFLFFYTTDSLLVFPFSVTAIGGQVILFDLAALILLFVPLFAKIRFKVIEQIEIRQIKLAGLSPYLILVLLVVAAFQNIDEKSKYYFHAEKLFYEQKYDELIRYNFYEPTNNKLTLFLDNVALAETGRLGDSFFKFRQSNDGSTLFLKWENIGQYLRFGGYYYYAIGVVNEAQRWAYEYMVMKGNSPEVMKMLIKTELIKGNYKVAEKYISMLERSLFYRKEASAFRALLYNDVAITTHPELGKKKALDTKADFFVQSDNPPANLDFIIQSDPANVPAIEYKLAWLMLQKDMQGIVEMLPLMEKAGYKRLPKNVEEAVVTYKLLSAGPMPELSILHINPQTERQFQQYYRIFQQNQGSKQMAQQALAENFRDTYWYYVFFN
- the ilvB gene encoding biosynthetic-type acetolactate synthase large subunit, coding for MTAKKVTGSQALILSLMEEGVDTIFGYPGGAIMPVYDALYDFDKEVKHILTRHEQGAIHGAQGYARVSGKPGIVFATSGPGATNLMTGIADAMIDSTPLVCITGQVAEPLLGTDAFQESDIVGMSIPVTKWNYQITTSEEIPKVIAQAFYIATTGRPGPVLIDVTKDAQFGELEYEYEKCKKIRSYVPETSIDPHQIKAAADLINEAKKPLLFVGQGIIISHAEEEVKAFIEKTGIPAAWTLLGLSALPTDHPLNVGMLGMHGNYGPNKLTNEADLIIAVGMRFDDRVTGKVSEYAKKAKIIHIEIDPAEIDKIVKTDVSVLGDAKKALKMLIDNVNPNNHENWRNEFKKCDAIENEKVIQKDLYPTKQGLTMGEAVRIVSEKTNNEAVLVTDVGQHQMIAQRYFGFKKSRSNVTSGGLGTMGFCLPAAMGAQLGAPNRTVVGVVGDGGFQMTVQELGTIAQNKLPVKIMLLNNNFLGMVRQWQQLFFEKRYSFTELHNPDFITIGKGFGIDGHTVDKREDLDTSIQKMLDHDGPYLLEVKIEKEDNVFPMVPTGASVSDVILEP
- the ilvN gene encoding acetolactate synthase small subunit, yielding MRKEYILTVYSENHIGLLTRITNVFTRRKTNIDSLTVSESALQGIYKFTIVVHCTDAMAVKLVSQIEKQIDVLKAFYHTNEEMIFQEIALYKVPIDPIYESDTIETIVRKAGARILEITKDYVVIEKTGHKEDTQALFEKLNQFKVMQFIRSGRVAITRDPIERLSEFLKERDAFLTSLD
- a CDS encoding TonB-dependent receptor — translated: MKTRWFTFLVFLIISGFIPSGVLYAQLPFTRQDTTPLSDQIEEITITAFRSPYNIFNTPAPVNLLQPEQLESGDALTPIDALNRIPGILMHHGTFNTNRLTIRGIGSRTPYGTNKIKAYFGEIPLTTGDGETVLEDLENSAIQRVEIIKGPSSSLYGAGLAGVLLFHPKTVVKDFVQNKTTVASFGTFKNTLSAGVTTNKLQIYTLGALLSSDGYRENNSTSRSNLLINSIYNFSEKSNLQFLLKATKMKGYIPSSLDLDTYNNDPKSAAHNWASIKGFEEYTNSQFGASFNRFTLNDGKISVGIFGSIRDLEELRPFNRLKESSDYIGWRAYIQKVVATEEFRMVMTTGLEMFRETYDWQTFDNDNDQLLSDNNEKRQYENLFVQLESNIKERVFISAGLNGNLTRFKYTDHYTENGDQSGNRNYKPVLSPRLGVNVLLNHENSVFANISHGFSTPTFEETLMPEGSINPDIKPESGWSFETGFRTQITNRFKLSASYYRIYIDNLLVAHRTGEDAYVGVNAGQSVHPGFETEFTWVTITHHRNPLLTLYGSATLANYHFNDFVNLGNDYSGNLLPGTTKETFSIGTTLIPIKNLSLNGWYRYNGEMPVDDANSTFSDTFGLTNFEIRFQGKKDKFKFDIRGGVQNIFDIHYASMLAVNAPSFGGNPPRYYYPGNPRNFYISILIGLIGNNTP